A DNA window from Zingiber officinale cultivar Zhangliang chromosome 3A, Zo_v1.1, whole genome shotgun sequence contains the following coding sequences:
- the LOC122053127 gene encoding probable E3 ubiquitin-protein ligase BAH1-like 1 isoform X2: MLDLSVDGLKAANHKAKCPLCRQEGVYEDATHLNELNILLSHSCRDYWQKRLEIERVERVRLTKKHWQSVRQDFLGFQ, translated from the exons ATGCTCGATTTGTCTG TTGATGGCTTAAAGGCTGCAAACCACAAAGCAAAATGTCCTCTTTGTCGACAG GAAGGAGTATATGAAGATGCAACGCACTTAAATGAGTTGAATATCTTGTTGAGCCACAG TTGCCGTGACTACTGGCAGAAGCGGCTTGAGATTGAAAGAGTTGAGCGAGTTCGTCTGACAAAGAAACACTGGCAATCTGTGAGACAGGATTTCCTTGGTTTCCAATGA
- the LOC122053127 gene encoding probable E3 ubiquitin-protein ligase BAH1-like 1 isoform X1: MLDLSVSLTCGHLLCYMCCCSAASVTIVDGLKAANHKAKCPLCRQEGVYEDATHLNELNILLSHSCRDYWQKRLEIERVERVRLTKKHWQSVRQDFLGFQ; this comes from the exons ATGCTCGATTTGTCTG TTTCTCTCACATGTGGCCATCTTCTATGCTACATGTGTTGTTGTTCTGCTGCATCGGTGACAATAGTTGATGGCTTAAAGGCTGCAAACCACAAAGCAAAATGTCCTCTTTGTCGACAG GAAGGAGTATATGAAGATGCAACGCACTTAAATGAGTTGAATATCTTGTTGAGCCACAG TTGCCGTGACTACTGGCAGAAGCGGCTTGAGATTGAAAGAGTTGAGCGAGTTCGTCTGACAAAGAAACACTGGCAATCTGTGAGACAGGATTTCCTTGGTTTCCAATGA